The DNA window GACACCGGCGCGCGCTCCAGCCACAGCGCAGCGCCTCCGTCCGCGAGGATGAACCACGTCTCCTTCATCGCGGGGTTCATCACCTTGGACAGCGTCTCCGCGCAGCTCACGAGCACGTTGTCGTGGCCCCCCGCCAGCAGCGCCACGGCCAGGTGCAGGCTGGCCAGCGAGGTGGAGCAGCCAGCCTTCACCTCCCACGCGGAGGCATGGCTCCCGAGTCGCCCCAGGATGGCCGCGGCCTGGGAGCCGGTGTAACGGCTGGTCGTGGTCGTCCCGTGGATGAAGGCCTGGACGTCGGTGCCCGAGCGCTCGCCGAGCGCGCTCCTCGCCGCCGCGAGCGCGAGGGACTCACTCGTCTCCTCGGCCTCGGAGGGTGGCGCTCCGGGCAGGCGCGCGAGGTGACGCTGGCTGAAGCCCAGGCGCGAGGTCACCTTCCGCCCCAGCGCGGCGAGTGTCCGGGCGGAGCGCGCGGGTTGCTCCGGGTCGAGCGCGAGCAGCTCCTCGTTGGAGATGGGCCTGGCGCCGGGGAGCGCGCGGCCGTGGCCTAGCACGTGGATGCCCAGGCGGGGCTCCAGGACTTTCACGAGGGACGCTCCTCGGTGGGCACGGCCCGCGCGCGGCTCGCGGGGTTGAAGTGCTCCCATTCGAAGTTCTCCAGCCGCGAGTCCTCCGGCAGGGTGTCCTTCAGGAGCTTGTTCTGCATGCCAATCCAGCTCCGCGCGCCGACGCTCGTGCGGGGGCCAATCATCGCTCCCGCGCCGACGAAGACGTTCTCTCCGAGGGTGACGGTCCCCAACATCACCTTGTCCCCCAGGAACAGGTGCCCGATGAGCAGGACGTTGGCGCCGACGGTGCACCCCTTGCCGACGGTCAACAGCGGGTAGTCGGCGAGCACCGCGAAGATGGAGGAGTTCACGCCGTACGCGATGCGTGCGCCCATCGCGCGCCAGTAGAGGTACTTGGTCAGGTAGAAGGAGAAGAAGAAGGGTTGCAGGCCCGCGATGCGCACCGAGTGGCCAAGGCACAGGGTCATGAACCAGGCGAGGTAGTCGCGGGACAGCTTCATCTCGTAGGTCCCCGGCCGCATGCGCGGGATGCACAGGCGCACCAGCCAGCACGTCACGAGGAACGCGCCGGCCAGGACGCCGGGCGCCAGCATCGCCCAGAGCGGGAAGGCGGCCTGCTCCCAGCTCCAGCGCAGGAAGAGGGCGAAGGCCCACCACGCCATCAGCGCCGGTGTCAGCGAGAAGGTCATGGTGATGAAGTCCACCAGCAGCACGTGCGCGAGGCCGAAGCCTCGGGACTGGTGCTTGAACTTCCGGCGGGCGGTGGCGAGTGTGTCTTCTGGGAGGTCGCTCATGCGGCCTCCTGCGTGTCCTGGTGCGCCTGCTCCGGATGGACCTGGTAGAGCGGAAAGTAGGATGCGACGTTACCGGCCTCGACGTCCTGGGCCAGCCGGGGGACTTCGTCCCAGGCGTAGACGCGCTCGTCGTCCACGGGTGGAAGCCAGCCCGACTCCTCGGCGAAGCCCACGGCGGCCACGGCCTCGGAGAAGCGCGCGTAGTGGGTGTTGATGTGCTGGTGACGCTTCGTGCATTCGGTGGAGCGCGAGAGGTCCATCAGGTCCGCGCCCAGCTTCCAGCCGGCGGAGGCGATGACGCCCTCGCGTCCCAGGGCCTTGAGGCTGGCCTGGAGGAGCGGTCCGCCGATGTGGTCGAGGAAGATGGAGACGTCCTGGCCGCGTCCCGCCTCCTTCACTCGCGCGAGGAAGCGCTTCTCCGACTGGGTGTAGCGCTGGCGGTAGTCGGCGTCGGAGGCGAAGCGGGCCGCATCGAGGTTCAGGTCGGGGAAGTCCCTGCGGTCCAGGGGGATGATGCCCACGGACTCCAGGTGCCGCAGGCGCTCTTCCTGGGAGGTGACCATGGCCACCCGACATCCGGCGAAGCGGGCCAGGCGCACCTGTGCGTAGGCCACGCCGCCACCCCACCCCACGACGAAGGGGACGGGACAATCCGACTCACTGACCTGGAGGCGGAAGCAGCCCCAGGCGAGTCGCCAGTTGGACCACGCGGTGATGTAGCGCAGCGAGAAGGCGGCCCACTGCTTCAGGGAGTGGCGGCTGTGGCGAGGGAGGGGGATGAGGACGCGCTGGGGGAGCCGCGTCCTGTGGGCCAGCAGGCCCATGGTGCGGGTCGCGTCATAGGCGAGGACCTTGACGGGGTAGCCGTGCTCGTCGGGCTCGGCGTTGCAGAAGACGAGGCAGTGGTCCCCGGGGCGCACGCGCGTGACGGCGCTGCCCGTCTCCACCACGCGGACCACGCCCGCGTTGCCGAGCACGACCTTGTCCTCGCGGCGCAGGCGGCAGATGTCCACCGGGACGCGCTGGAGGGCATGGCCCATGTTGCCCTCCCAGCAGCCGTAGATGGGCTCCGCCACCACGTCCTCGGGGCCTGGGTCCGGGAAGGAGAAGGACTCCTCGACCAGCGTCCCTGGAACGGCTTGCCCGTCCCGTTGACGCTCTCCTCGATGAAGGACCCAGGCCCGTGTCTCCCGCATGTCGCCTCCACTGTCGCGCTCGTCACCGAGCCGCGCGCCGAAGTGGAGTCCATGATGTTGAAGGGTGATTCAGGTCTCAAGAACGCCACGGGTGCGCGCTCACGGCCCGTGGCGAGGTCGCGCCGGGTTGTCGGGCGCTGGAGACAGGAGAGGGCGCACCGGGTTGCATGTCGCGAGGACCTGCTCGCTCCGACGCGCCTCAACACTCCTTTGATGAAGCCCCTGTCAGCGGTCGAAGAATCGCCGCGCCCGGTC is part of the Myxococcus landrumus genome and encodes:
- a CDS encoding 3-oxoacyl-ACP synthase III family protein; translation: MKVLEPRLGIHVLGHGRALPGARPISNEELLALDPEQPARSARTLAALGRKVTSRLGFSQRHLARLPGAPPSEAEETSESLALAAARSALGERSGTDVQAFIHGTTTTSRYTGSQAAAILGRLGSHASAWEVKAGCSTSLASLHLAVALLAGGHDNVLVSCAETLSKVMNPAMKETWFILADGGAALWLERAPVSPDFEVRRCVYATHGALVDLYTTPGRLPPDRSTLEAGGYAMTGDGARLREEALRCYLEMLGAMFPGGRGLKDIRWVVAHQINRKLIEQVLEVGGLGARLVWSADRVGNVGGASVLFSLSEALEQGLFQPGDDVLLMSVGGGLSFAMQHWVKR
- a CDS encoding zinc-binding dehydrogenase, translated to MRETRAWVLHRGERQRDGQAVPGTLVEESFSFPDPGPEDVVAEPIYGCWEGNMGHALQRVPVDICRLRREDKVVLGNAGVVRVVETGSAVTRVRPGDHCLVFCNAEPDEHGYPVKVLAYDATRTMGLLAHRTRLPQRVLIPLPRHSRHSLKQWAAFSLRYITAWSNWRLAWGCFRLQVSESDCPVPFVVGWGGGVAYAQVRLARFAGCRVAMVTSQEERLRHLESVGIIPLDRRDFPDLNLDAARFASDADYRQRYTQSEKRFLARVKEAGRGQDVSIFLDHIGGPLLQASLKALGREGVIASAGWKLGADLMDLSRSTECTKRHQHINTHYARFSEAVAAVGFAEESGWLPPVDDERVYAWDEVPRLAQDVEAGNVASYFPLYQVHPEQAHQDTQEAA